Genomic DNA from Candidatus Rhabdochlamydia porcellionis:
CCCAATAAACAAGAAACCCCACCTCTTGCAAAAAGATTAATTTGACAAGGAAAAACCAATCTAAACTCCGCTCCCAATTCTGGTCCGATACCCGAAACTCGACTCACCCCATTTACTTTCTGTGGAGAACTAAGAGATGTTCTAGGTCTAAAAAAAGTGTAATGCACATCTACTTTTTGTTTGACAGTACATCCTTGCACTCCGAAAAAAGGCTCTATCAGAAGAGATTTACCAATCATTAACCCTTTCTTGAACAAAACATCGAATATTTGCATTTTCAATTCCCATTCACCAGAAAGATGAGAAACCTGTTGGTTTACTGGAGAAAAATAGGTAGGAGCAACCAGATTTGCAAAAATATTCCCAGCAGGGTCATCAGCGGTAACTTTTGAAGGATGTGCTCGAAAGTAGGTATAAGAACCACTTAATAACCAACTGTCATAAGTGGGAATATTAATTGTTGCTCGAACTCCAGAATTATAGCTAAAATCTTGTTCAATATCATGAGAAGGAGGTGGAACCAAACCAAAGTTGGTTTCTCCATATTTAAGCGTATCTTCTATTGCTCTGAAGTATAAATAATCGACAACTAGGTTTTGTTGTATTTCTGGATTCTTAACAAGAAGTACATCACAACATTCCTCTGGATATCCACAAGATTCTCCTGCGCTTGTCATTGCAGGAATAACACACAGAGTGAACATAAAACATTTCAGATATTTGATTTTTTTCTTGATCAACAGACCACCTAACCTTGCTTATCTTTTATAGATTCCAATATTTTTAAGTCCTTCAGAGAAATAATAGCTGCAACTTTTTTCCCCTTACGAGTTAATATCGTTCGTTTATTTGCATAGGCAGCTTCATTGACTATATCGGTCAAGCATCCCCTTGCTAAAGAAAATGGGATTGTATTTGTCATTGAGCACCATTACATTTATACTTAATAGAAACATATGTATAAAAAAAATACAACATTGTATTAAAAAAAATATTTAATTCGTTAGATGAGCATGTTTGTATATACATAAGAGGTAATAAATGATAATCAACTCCTATTTAATTTTATTGCCACATGGGAGAAATTTACGTCCTTTACAGGATAAATTTTATGAAATAGGTGGTTTTTATAATGGGATTGGTTACGTATTTCCTCCTCAAAAAGAACAGATCCTTAAACAGATCCTTAAACATCTTCCAGATATCAAAATTCGAAAAGTGGATCTAGAAAAAGATCATACCTTCGATTCTATTCGACAAATGCATAATGCCTCTTATTTTAGAGATAAATTGTTTGCATTAGACAACAAGATCTCATCGATTACTCGCATTTATCAACTTGATGAATTATCAGAGGCTAGCATAGAGAGTTTACAGCTATCACTCGAACAAAAAACACTATTTTTAGAACTCATTCAAGAAAGAGAGAAATTAAAAAAAGCTTTGGAATGGGCTGAGGCAATGGAAAAAACACTATCCTCTCAAAAATCGGTTTCTTTCCAGATGAAATTCATTAGCGAGCAACCTGTTAATTTTCTTTTAGAAGAAGCCCCAAAAATGCCCCGGCTTATCAATTATATAGAGGACTCATATACTAAGGCTTTTATCAGAAAAGGAATCGTTGGGATGCTAGTTGGTTCGGGTGGTGTTGGGAAAACACATGCTCTTGCTCAACTTGCTATTTCTATAACGACAGGAATACCCTGGCTTGGAAAATATCCAGTTGAGAAAACAGGTTGTGTTTTCATGGGAATGGGGGAAAATTCGGAAGAAGATATCCATCGGATGCTCAGAAAGATAGTAAAAAAGTTATTTCGAGAACAAACTTCATTTTTTGATAAAAATCCGCTTTTAGAAGCGAGTAAAAGATTAGCAGTGGCTTCTTTTAATGGAGCAGATTCTTCTTTTATCTATAAAGGAAAACCAACACAATCCTATGAATTATTATTGCAAGAATTGAAAGAAAAAGAACCCAAGGAAGGATGGTCTTGTATTATTCTAGACCCTATCTCTCGTTTTTTAGGTGCAGATGCGGAAATAGATAACGCATCTGCAACACGATTTATCGCTCTTCTGGAAAAAATAACTCTTGAACTTGAAGGTCATCCAACCGTTTTATTCGGTCATCACATGAGTAAAAACGCTCAGGCAGCACGAAACACAGATCAAGGTGCAGCAAGAGGTTCTAGTGCTATTACAGACGGAGTGAGATGGCAAGCTAATTTAGAAAAAATACGCAAAACGCTTAATTCTGAAGAAGAAGAATATGAACTGGATCAAATCATCTTGCGCAGCGTTAAATCCAACTTTACTGCTATTTTGCCATCTTTAAGATTAAAAAAAGATAAAGACGGAATTTTATTCGTTCAGGACCCAAACCAATCAATCTTCAAAAAAAGATGAAAGAAAAAACAAAATCTCCCAACGAATCTGT
This window encodes:
- a CDS encoding Lpg1974 family pore-forming outer membrane protein, translated to MFTLCVIPAMTSAGESCGYPEECCDVLLVKNPEIQQNLVVDYLYFRAIEDTLKYGETNFGLVPPPSHDIEQDFSYNSGVRATINIPTYDSWLLSGSYTYFRAHPSKVTADDPAGNIFANLVAPTYFSPVNQQVSHLSGEWELKMQIFDVLFKKGLMIGKSLLIEPFFGVQGCTVKQKVDVHYTFFRPRTSLSSPQKVNGVSRVSGIGPELGAEFRLVFPCQINLFARGGVSCLLGSFKMHTDYGNLLNCSSSSTRISLRDHKLRLFSSMQLQVALSKWWCTSRSSELELTVGWETQVWWRQMRMNWFSTLAFPPDGSDLTLHGPFVRLSLGF
- a CDS encoding type II toxin-antitoxin system prevent-host-death family antitoxin; its protein translation is MTNTIPFSLARGCLTDIVNEAAYANKRTILTRKGKKVAAIISLKDLKILESIKDKQG
- a CDS encoding AAA family ATPase encodes the protein MIINSYLILLPHGRNLRPLQDKFYEIGGFYNGIGYVFPPQKEQILKQILKHLPDIKIRKVDLEKDHTFDSIRQMHNASYFRDKLFALDNKISSITRIYQLDELSEASIESLQLSLEQKTLFLELIQEREKLKKALEWAEAMEKTLSSQKSVSFQMKFISEQPVNFLLEEAPKMPRLINYIEDSYTKAFIRKGIVGMLVGSGGVGKTHALAQLAISITTGIPWLGKYPVEKTGCVFMGMGENSEEDIHRMLRKIVKKLFREQTSFFDKNPLLEASKRLAVASFNGADSSFIYKGKPTQSYELLLQELKEKEPKEGWSCIILDPISRFLGADAEIDNASATRFIALLEKITLELEGHPTVLFGHHMSKNAQAARNTDQGAARGSSAITDGVRWQANLEKIRKTLNSEEEEYELDQIILRSVKSNFTAILPSLRLKKDKDGILFVQDPNQSIFKKR